Proteins encoded in a region of the Methylobacterium radiotolerans JCM 2831 genome:
- a CDS encoding NUDIX hydrolase, which translates to MTVLDEDGEPRRQVGALPFRHGRDGKTKILLVTSRESRRWVIPKGWPMKGRKPFEAAAREAYEEAGLRGAVGKRPIGLYLYQKRLRNLDTVLCQVKVFPLEVRKQLKHFPEARQRELRWFTPSDAAEAVSEPGLAALIRAASRT; encoded by the coding sequence GTGACCGTCCTCGACGAGGACGGCGAGCCGCGCCGGCAGGTCGGAGCCCTTCCGTTCCGGCACGGGCGGGACGGCAAGACCAAGATCCTGCTGGTGACCTCGCGGGAGAGCCGCCGCTGGGTCATCCCGAAGGGGTGGCCGATGAAGGGCCGCAAGCCGTTCGAGGCGGCCGCGCGCGAGGCCTACGAGGAGGCCGGCCTGCGCGGTGCGGTCGGCAAGCGCCCGATCGGGCTGTACCTCTACCAGAAGCGCCTGAGGAACCTCGACACCGTCCTCTGCCAGGTGAAGGTGTTCCCCCTGGAGGTGCGCAAGCAGCTCAAGCATTTCCCCGAGGCGCGCCAGCGCGAGCTGCGCTGGTTCACCCCGTCGGACGCCGCCGAGGCGGTGTCCGAGCCCGGCCTCGCGGCCCTGATCCGGGCCGCATCGCGCACCTAA